Below is a window of Cytophagaceae bacterium DNA.
GCAAAAGTAGTGGAAGTAGTGATATTTACAGGTTGACCGTACATTTTTTCGATAGACTCTTCCATTTGTTCAAAAATCTCTAAGCCCATAAATGACCTTGATGATGAAAAATACATGCCATATCTGTCTATTCCTTCTTTGGCAGCTTCTTTTATTTCCTCATTTTGGTCTAATCCCATATAACTGCAGTTACCAAAAAAAACTGCTTCTTGTCCTCTGACGGTTACTTTATGACCATCATAGTGGTCTCCGGTGGAGACTGCTTTGATTACCCCAATTTCCTGTGCGGCAACAAATGATTGATTTAATGCTTCTAATTCTTTTGAAATATGTATCATTACTGGTTTGATTTAATATAACAACCAGATTACAAGGTCTATACCAAAAAAAGCAAAATATTGGGTGGTTGATATAGGTCAATTATTAAACGGTATCAAATTCTCTATATACTTGAAATAAACTTAAAAAACGAATAAAAAATAATTTTCATTGTTATTATTTATTTTAATTCTTAAAATTGATTTAAAATTCCAGTCAAAGTTTTTCGTTTGTATCTTTGTTTTAATAAAAGTCGATTGAGTGAAAAAAGTAATTTTTAGTATTTCTCTACTGTATTCAGTTTTAGCCGGTGCTCAGGATGTAAAAGAAATAAATGCCGCATTGGATTTTGAAAAAAAGCCTTCTATCATTAGTATTCCAATTGATATTTCGATTGATGATTTACAAAATCAGATTAACTCCGGAATGCCTGATATGATTTATGAGGATAAAAGTTTTGATGATAACGATCATGATGAATTGAAAGTAAAAGTCTGGAGAAAAGGAAATTTGATTTTTACCGGATTACAAAATGATGTTTTCTCCTACGAAGTACCTTTAAAAATTTGGGCACAAAAAAGAATATCTGTTTTGGGTGTTTCACAGGCACCAGCCACTGAATTTGAATTAAAATTAAAATTCTCTTCAAAATTTTCAATTACCCCTGATTATGATATTCAAACTTTAACAAATGGTTTAGGTTACGTTTGGATTACTAAACCTGTTTTGAAAACTGGTTATATGGACATTCCGATTACACCAATAATTGGAAAACTAATTGAAAATAATTTGTCGCTTTTTGCGAGGCAAATAGATCAGACCATTAAAGAAAATTATTCCCTTAAACCCTATGTTTTAAAAGCATGGGAAACTGCCAAAAAGCCTTTTCTGGCTTCAGAGGAATATAATACCTGGGTAATTGTAGATCCTGTTGACATGTTTATGACACCCCTGAAGACAGTTGGAAAAAGCCTCAAATCTACACTTGGAATCAAAGTCTTTGTTGAAACTTTGGTTGGAAATCCTACCAGCTTAGATCCAAAACCTATCAAACTTCCGGTATTTAAAACGGTAGCCAGTATCCCAGACATATTTGAAATACAGCTTTTTAATGTCATAAGCTATGAACAAGCTACCAAAATCAGCCAAAACATGTTTAAAGGTCAGAAATATGAATTTAAAAATGGGAAATACAAAATTGAAATCCTCGACCTTGAAGTTGGCTTTTTG
It encodes the following:
- a CDS encoding DUF4403 family protein, with the protein product MKKVIFSISLLYSVLAGAQDVKEINAALDFEKKPSIISIPIDISIDDLQNQINSGMPDMIYEDKSFDDNDHDELKVKVWRKGNLIFTGLQNDVFSYEVPLKIWAQKRISVLGVSQAPATEFELKLKFSSKFSITPDYDIQTLTNGLGYVWITKPVLKTGYMDIPITPIIGKLIENNLSLFARQIDQTIKENYSLKPYVLKAWETAKKPFLASEEYNTWVIVDPVDMFMTPLKTVGKSLKSTLGIKVFVETLVGNPTSLDPKPIKLPVFKTVASIPDIFEIQLFNVISYEQATKISQNMFKGQKYEFKNGKYKIEILDLEVGFLDDQLLIKTVTKGSFKGTIFIKGVPKYNPEKKVVELTAAELDIKTKNILHKSGAWLLEGYMERKIESEFGLPVDDIINYGRAAVLETINSEITKGVKMKGEIVSITPDKVKASESGILAIVNSKAKVEIVVKGM